A genomic segment from uncultured Alistipes sp. encodes:
- a CDS encoding tyrosine-type recombinase/integrase, translating to MKTKAEHSIIADAIHEWHTVYLPCIRNLSHNALKSYGEGMGIYIDFLESSKGVTSNTLCGECFRKDWIEEWIAWLKEVRKCSPQTCNHRLSILKNFLRFLAHKKIQFIKYDCDAAEIKRMQQPKKQVEVITKDTIKRIFASINTRTLIGKRDFALFNLLYSTGTRIDEILSLRLSALHLDETKGYILVLGKGNKQRTIYLLNSMVRILRHYVKLFHPANPLPSDFVFFPIYGHANKKITSEAISKRLKMYVRIASQGLLEIPVDFHCHSFRHARATHWLEDGVNLAQIQKLLGHESIETTMKYVGVSSEQMIQALCSMEDNLTLGVEKKYKKIRNKDSLATVLGLR from the coding sequence ATGAAGACTAAAGCAGAACATTCAATTATCGCCGATGCCATCCATGAGTGGCATACGGTCTATCTTCCGTGTATAAGGAATCTGAGCCATAACGCTTTAAAATCATACGGAGAGGGAATGGGAATCTATATAGACTTCCTTGAATCCTCAAAAGGAGTCACATCAAATACCCTTTGTGGGGAATGCTTCCGTAAGGACTGGATTGAAGAATGGATTGCGTGGCTGAAAGAAGTAAGAAAATGCAGCCCGCAAACATGCAATCATCGCCTCTCCATATTGAAAAATTTCCTCCGTTTCCTTGCGCACAAGAAAATCCAATTCATAAAATATGATTGTGATGCCGCTGAAATAAAAAGAATGCAGCAACCTAAAAAACAAGTGGAAGTAATCACAAAAGATACAATCAAACGGATTTTTGCAAGCATCAATACACGTACATTGATAGGTAAGAGGGATTTTGCCTTGTTCAATCTTCTATATAGTACCGGAACAAGAATAGATGAAATATTATCATTGAGGCTGTCGGCACTGCACCTGGATGAAACGAAAGGTTACATTCTTGTTTTGGGTAAAGGGAATAAACAACGTACCATTTATTTGTTGAACAGCATGGTAAGAATACTGAGACATTATGTGAAGTTGTTCCATCCGGCAAATCCGTTACCTTCTGATTTTGTATTTTTCCCCATATATGGCCATGCAAACAAAAAAATCACTTCAGAAGCGATTAGCAAGCGGTTGAAAATGTATGTTAGGATTGCGTCTCAGGGGCTACTTGAAATTCCTGTAGATTTTCATTGCCATAGTTTTCGGCATGCACGGGCTACCCATTGGTTGGAAGACGGTGTAAACTTGGCGCAGATACAAAAACTATTGGGGCATGAGAGCATTGAAACGACAATGAAATACGTAGGAGTTTCATCAGAACAAATGATACAAGCTTTATGCTCTATGGAAGACAATCTGACTTTAGGCGTTGAAAAGAAATATAAGAAAATCAGAAATAAAGATTCATTAGCAACAGTTCTTGGATTGAGATAA
- a CDS encoding DUF3872 domain-containing protein, which produces MKKLFSYMMVCGAMMTAVLGFTSCEDDLDVQQAYPFTVETMPVPKRLVQGETAEVRCEIVREGYFSDTRYTIRYFQPDGEGTLRMDDGMVLLPNDRYPLDRDVFRLYYTSECEDQQTIDVYFEDNHDQLYQLTFTFNNEAKEEEDTTEDNTITPIGTIVSPINFNP; this is translated from the coding sequence ATGAAAAAGTTATTTTCCTATATGATGGTTTGCGGTGCCATGATGACCGCTGTATTAGGCTTCACATCTTGCGAGGATGACCTCGATGTTCAGCAAGCCTATCCTTTTACGGTTGAGACAATGCCTGTACCCAAGCGATTGGTACAGGGCGAGACAGCAGAGGTACGCTGTGAGATTGTCCGTGAGGGGTATTTCTCCGATACTCGCTACACAATCCGTTACTTCCAGCCCGATGGCGAGGGCACATTGAGAATGGATGACGGTATGGTGTTGCTACCTAATGACCGTTATCCGCTTGACAGAGATGTGTTCCGTCTATACTACACCTCGGAGTGTGAGGATCAGCAGACAATAGATGTCTATTTCGAGGATAACCATGACCAGCTCTATCAACTAACCTTCACTTTCAATAACGAGGCAAAGGAGGAAGAGGATACCACAGAGGACAACACGATTACTCCCATAGGAACTATCGTTTCTCCAATCAATTTCAATCCTTAA
- a CDS encoding conjugal transfer protein TraO encodes MKKYLFLLVAVVSLALSSGQAYAQRYLPKMKGVELRGGFVNGSKSPLNYYTGIAMSGYTKKANRWVVGAEYLLKNYDYRGTSIPRAQFTAEGGYYMKFLSDPTKTFFLSIGGSALAGYETVNWGDKMLYDGSTLLAKDAFIYGGAITLELESYITDRIVLLANVRERVLWGGSLGKFSTQFGLGVKFIIN; translated from the coding sequence ATGAAGAAGTATCTGTTTCTACTTGTTGCAGTCGTATCGCTTGCCCTCTCGTCAGGGCAGGCATACGCCCAGCGTTATCTCCCGAAGATGAAGGGTGTGGAACTCAGAGGTGGCTTTGTGAATGGCTCTAAATCTCCGCTTAACTACTACACGGGAATAGCGATGTCGGGATATACCAAGAAGGCTAACCGCTGGGTGGTGGGTGCAGAGTATCTGCTCAAGAACTACGACTATCGGGGTACATCCATTCCGCGTGCCCAGTTCACTGCCGAGGGCGGTTACTACATGAAGTTCCTGTCCGATCCTACAAAGACCTTCTTCCTCTCCATCGGTGGCTCTGCATTGGCAGGCTACGAAACGGTGAATTGGGGCGATAAGATGCTCTATGACGGCTCTACGCTGCTTGCCAAGGATGCCTTTATCTATGGCGGTGCCATTACCCTTGAATTGGAGAGTTATATAACAGACCGTATTGTCCTGCTTGCCAATGTGCGTGAGCGTGTCCTCTGGGGTGGCTCACTCGGCAAGTTCAGTACTCAGTTCGGCTTAGGTGTCAAATTTATTATCAATTAA
- the traN gene encoding conjugative transposon protein TraN, protein MKKIFVMLALTMGVVSANAQSVDSTAVTNTVAGDVTLTTDIYPQQEDGDIYHGLTKKLTFDRMIPPYGLEVTYDKTTHIIFPAAVRYVDLGSPNLIAGKADGSENVIRVKATVKNFRDETNMSVITESGSFYTFNVKYSDEPLLLNIEMKDFIHDGSEVNRPNNALDIYLQELGSESPKLVHLISKAIHKDNKRHIKHIGSKAFGIQYLLRGLYTHNGLLYFHTQVKNTSNVPYEVDFVTFKIVDKQVMKRTAIQEQVIFPLRAYDYATTVAGNKDERTVFVFDKFTIPADKVLVVEMHEKSGGRHQTFTVESEDIVRAKVINELKVK, encoded by the coding sequence ATGAAAAAGATTTTTGTAATGCTTGCCCTCACGATGGGCGTTGTAAGTGCCAATGCACAGTCGGTTGATTCAACCGCAGTAACTAACACAGTAGCCGGTGATGTAACCCTCACTACGGACATCTATCCGCAGCAGGAGGATGGCGACATCTATCACGGTCTGACAAAGAAACTGACCTTTGACCGTATGATTCCGCCTTACGGCTTGGAGGTGACATACGACAAGACTACTCACATCATCTTCCCTGCGGCAGTACGCTATGTCGATCTTGGCTCGCCTAACCTTATCGCTGGCAAGGCCGACGGCTCGGAGAATGTGATTCGTGTGAAGGCTACAGTCAAGAACTTCCGCGATGAGACCAATATGTCGGTGATTACCGAAAGTGGCAGTTTCTACACCTTCAATGTGAAGTACTCCGATGAGCCTCTGCTCCTGAATATCGAGATGAAGGACTTTATTCACGATGGCAGTGAGGTGAACCGTCCCAACAATGCTCTCGACATCTATTTGCAAGAGCTTGGCAGTGAGTCGCCGAAGTTGGTACACCTTATCAGCAAGGCTATCCACAAGGACAACAAACGCCACATCAAGCACATCGGCAGCAAGGCGTTCGGCATCCAGTATCTGTTGCGTGGACTATACACCCACAATGGTTTGCTCTACTTCCATACGCAGGTGAAGAATACATCGAATGTGCCTTACGAGGTGGACTTCGTGACCTTCAAGATTGTGGATAAGCAGGTAATGAAGCGTACAGCCATTCAGGAGCAGGTAATCTTCCCTCTGCGTGCCTATGACTATGCCACAACCGTTGCAGGCAACAAGGATGAGCGTACCGTATTCGTGTTCGATAAGTTCACCATCCCTGCCGACAAGGTGCTTGTGGTGGAGATGCACGAGAAGAGCGGTGGCAGACACCAGACCTTCACCGTGGAGAGTGAGGACATCGTAAGAGCAAAGGTAATTAACGAACTTAAAGTGAAGTAG
- the traM gene encoding conjugative transposon protein TraM → MSNDANALKRKEQIKKILVYGGMVMLCLVSFYFIFKPSKEQVQAEQQKVGFNAELPDPRGAGIEADKIAAYELEDMRVKQEQKMRTLEDFTAMTTDDEGEGVVEIPEEPRYIGGGGSSYRSGSSRSNSFSTSTSAYNDINATLGSFYEQPREDPEKEALKAELEELKQSMAQQQNSQPTYADQVALLEKSYELAAKYMPGGTPTTSEDAAEEVESTTQSGKAKAQPVGHVTTLVVSALAQPVSDSVMIARLSQSVGGGFHTAVGEAPKQTARNTIKACVHGDQTITSGQSVRLRLLEAMRVGKHVLPRNTLITGEGSIKGERLDIEILQVEHNGTIIPVELTVHDNDGQAGIFIPGSMEASAAKEMAANLGQNLGTSISITNQSAGDQLLSEVGRGAIQGVSQYISKKMREEKVHLKSGYTLMLYQNNQ, encoded by the coding sequence ATGAGTAACGATGCAAACGCTCTGAAAAGAAAGGAGCAAATCAAGAAAATTCTTGTGTATGGCGGAATGGTTATGCTATGCCTTGTATCATTCTACTTCATCTTCAAACCATCGAAGGAGCAGGTACAGGCTGAACAGCAGAAGGTAGGCTTCAACGCCGAACTTCCCGACCCGCGAGGTGCAGGCATCGAGGCCGATAAGATTGCAGCCTACGAACTGGAGGATATGCGTGTCAAGCAGGAGCAGAAGATGCGTACCCTTGAGGACTTCACCGCAATGACCACCGATGACGAGGGGGAAGGGGTGGTCGAGATACCCGAAGAGCCGAGATACATAGGTGGCGGTGGCTCGTCATACCGAAGTGGCAGCAGTCGGAGCAATTCGTTCTCCACATCCACATCTGCCTACAATGACATCAACGCCACACTCGGCAGTTTCTACGAGCAGCCACGTGAGGATCCCGAAAAGGAGGCTCTGAAAGCGGAGCTTGAGGAGCTGAAGCAGTCGATGGCACAACAGCAGAACAGTCAGCCGACATATGCCGACCAGGTGGCACTCTTGGAGAAGTCATACGAGCTTGCGGCGAAGTATATGCCCGGAGGTACGCCTACAACCTCAGAGGACGCAGCCGAAGAGGTGGAAAGCACCACACAAAGCGGCAAGGCGAAAGCACAGCCCGTAGGTCATGTAACGACTCTCGTAGTGTCGGCACTGGCTCAGCCTGTGAGCGACTCGGTGATGATAGCACGCTTGTCGCAATCTGTAGGCGGTGGCTTTCATACTGCGGTAGGCGAAGCACCGAAGCAGACAGCACGGAACACCATCAAGGCGTGTGTGCATGGCGACCAGACGATCACGAGCGGTCAAAGCGTACGACTTAGGCTCTTGGAGGCGATGCGTGTCGGGAAGCATGTACTGCCACGAAACACCCTTATCACGGGCGAAGGCAGCATCAAAGGCGAAAGGCTCGACATCGAGATTCTTCAGGTGGAGCATAACGGAACGATCATTCCCGTAGAACTTACCGTCCACGACAATGACGGACAGGCGGGAATCTTCATCCCCGGCTCCATGGAGGCGAGTGCAGCAAAGGAGATGGCGGCAAATCTGGGACAGAACCTCGGAACGAGCATATCCATCACCAACCAGTCTGCCGGAGACCAACTGCTATCCGAAGTAGGTCGTGGTGCCATACAGGGCGTGTCGCAGTATATCTCCAAGAAGATGCGTGAAGAGAAGGTACACCTCAAATCAGGATATACCCTGATGCTTTATCAAAACAATCAATAA
- the traK gene encoding conjugative transposon protein TraK yields the protein MEFKSLKNIETGFRQIRFFGIAYLFVCASLVGFSLWKAYSFAEAQRQKIYVLDEGKSLMLALSQDLEQNRPVEAREHVKRFHELFFTLAPDKSAIEGNIQRAMFLSDRSAYEHYSDLAEQGYYNRIISGNVTQRIEVDSISCNFNHYPYEVVTYARLSIIREKSITERSLVTKGRLLNSTRSDNNPHGFIFEAFRVVENKDLRVYDR from the coding sequence ATGGAATTCAAATCACTTAAAAACATCGAGACCGGCTTCAGACAGATACGCTTCTTCGGCATTGCCTACCTCTTTGTCTGTGCTTCGCTTGTAGGCTTCTCCCTTTGGAAGGCATACAGCTTTGCCGAGGCACAACGACAGAAGATATATGTCCTTGACGAGGGCAAGTCGCTGATGCTGGCTCTATCTCAGGACTTGGAGCAGAACCGTCCTGTGGAGGCAAGGGAGCATGTGAAGCGTTTCCACGAACTCTTCTTCACGCTTGCACCCGACAAGAGTGCCATCGAGGGTAATATCCAGAGGGCAATGTTCCTAAGCGACCGCTCGGCATATGAGCACTACAGCGACCTTGCGGAGCAGGGATATTACAACCGTATCATATCGGGCAATGTAACACAGCGTATTGAGGTGGATAGCATAAGCTGCAACTTCAACCACTATCCCTACGAGGTGGTGACATACGCACGACTATCTATCATCCGCGAGAAGAGTATCACCGAGCGTAGCCTTGTGACCAAAGGACGACTTCTCAACTCCACACGCAGTGACAACAATCCTCACGGATTCATCTTCGAGGCGTTCCGAGTGGTGGAGAACAAGGACCTGAGAGTCTATGACAGATAA
- the traJ gene encoding conjugative transposon protein TraJ codes for MVLLAVNFDNLHQILQSLYVDMMPLCSQMTGVAKGLAGLGALFYVAYRVWQSLARAEPIDVFPLLRPFALGLCIMFFPTLVLGTLNSVMSPIVTGTHRILETQTFDMNEYRRQKDKLEFEAMKRNPETAYLVDKESFDNKLDELGALDAIEACGMYVDRAMYNMKKAVQNFFRELLELMFNAAALVIDTLRTFFLIVLSILGPISFAIACWDGFHASLTQWFVRYISIYLWLPVSDLFSSVLARIQVLMLQKDIEQLSDPNFIPDGSNAVYITFLIIGIIGYFTIPTVANWIIQAGGGAGNYGRNVAQTASRTGSIAAGATGAAIGNIAGRLLKR; via the coding sequence ATGGTACTATTAGCAGTAAACTTTGACAATCTGCATCAGATACTCCAGAGTCTGTATGTGGATATGATGCCCCTCTGTTCGCAGATGACGGGTGTCGCCAAAGGACTTGCCGGATTGGGTGCTCTCTTCTATGTCGCCTATCGTGTCTGGCAGTCGTTGGCAAGAGCCGAGCCTATAGATGTCTTTCCGCTCCTGCGTCCCTTTGCTCTCGGACTGTGTATCATGTTCTTTCCGACATTGGTGTTGGGCACGCTCAACAGCGTGATGTCGCCCATCGTGACGGGAACGCACAGAATCCTTGAAACGCAGACCTTCGATATGAACGAGTATCGCAGGCAGAAGGACAAGTTGGAGTTTGAGGCGATGAAACGCAATCCCGAAACAGCCTACCTTGTGGATAAGGAGTCCTTTGACAACAAGCTCGATGAACTGGGAGCGTTGGATGCTATTGAGGCTTGCGGAATGTATGTGGATCGTGCGATGTACAATATGAAAAAGGCTGTTCAGAACTTCTTCCGTGAACTGTTGGAACTGATGTTCAATGCCGCAGCCCTTGTCATAGACACGCTGAGAACATTCTTCCTCATCGTCCTCTCGATACTCGGACCCATATCCTTTGCGATAGCCTGTTGGGACGGCTTCCACGCCTCACTCACGCAGTGGTTTGTCCGATACATCAGTATCTATCTGTGGCTGCCTGTGAGCGACCTTTTCAGCAGCGTGCTTGCACGCATACAGGTACTGATGCTACAGAAGGACATCGAGCAGTTGTCCGATCCCAACTTCATCCCTGACGGGTCGAATGCGGTCTATATCACCTTCCTCATTATCGGCATCATCGGATATTTCACCATTCCGACAGTGGCCAACTGGATAATCCAGGCAGGCGGCGGTGCAGGTAACTACGGCAGGAACGTGGCCCAGACAGCAAGCCGCACGGGAAGCATCGCAGCAGGTGCAACAGGTGCCGCCATCGGCAACATCGCAGGAAGATTACTTAAACGATAA
- a CDS encoding DUF4141 domain-containing protein → MRLKIFMLCLVALFVSQTSRAQWVVTDPGNLAQGIINATKNIVHTSSTASTMIQNFQETVKIYKQGKEYYDALKKVKNLVRDARKVQQTILLVGDITDIYVNSFERMLNDPYFTVEELSAIALGYTKLLEESAHLLNDLKSVVNENGLSMSDKDRMDIIDKCYSEMLQYRGLVQYYTNKNIGVSYLRAKKQNDVDRVMSLYGSPSERYW, encoded by the coding sequence ATGAGATTGAAAATTTTTATGCTCTGTTTGGTGGCTCTCTTTGTCAGCCAGACATCGAGGGCGCAGTGGGTGGTGACAGACCCCGGCAACCTCGCACAAGGCATCATCAATGCCACGAAGAACATCGTGCATACATCCTCTACGGCAAGTACGATGATTCAGAACTTCCAGGAGACTGTAAAGATCTACAAACAGGGAAAGGAGTACTACGATGCTCTGAAGAAGGTCAAGAACCTTGTCCGCGATGCACGCAAGGTACAGCAGACAATCCTGCTTGTAGGCGACATCACCGACATCTATGTGAACAGCTTTGAGCGTATGCTGAACGACCCCTACTTCACGGTGGAGGAACTCAGTGCCATTGCTCTGGGATATACCAAACTGCTCGAAGAGAGTGCCCACCTCTTGAATGACCTTAAATCGGTGGTCAATGAGAATGGACTCTCGATGAGCGACAAGGACCGTATGGATATCATCGACAAGTGTTACAGCGAGATGCTCCAGTACCGTGGGCTTGTGCAGTACTACACCAACAAGAACATCGGGGTATCCTACCTAAGAGCTAAGAAACAGAACGATGTTGACCGTGTGATGTCCCTCTACGGATCGCCGAGTGAACGCTATTGGTAA
- a CDS encoding TraG family conjugative transposon ATPase — protein sequence MRNVMKAATLESKFPILSVEHDCIISKDADITVCYRVELPELFTVTQAEYEAIHSAWTKAVKVLPNYSIVHKQDFFIEESYTPELQKEDLSFLSRSFERHFNERPYLKHTCYLFLTKTTKEHSRTTSSFNALTRGFIIPKEMQDKEAVSRFLEYCEQFERIINDSGFITLTRLTGDEITGTESTAGIIEKYFSLSQEDTTCLQDITLGAGKMKIGDNYLCLHTLSDPEDLPTSVATDSRYERLSTDRSDCRLSFAAPIGVLLTCNHIVNQYLFIDDSAEMLRKFEQTARNMHSLSRYSRSNQINREWIEEYLNEAHSQGLTAIRAHCNVFAWSDDRERLKRVKNDVGSHLALMEAKPRHNTVDTPTLFWAAIPGNAGDFPAEESFYTFIEQALCLFIEETTGQDSLSPFGMRMVDRLTGKPIHLDISDLPMKRGIITNRNKFILGPSGSGKSFFTNHMVRQYYEQGTHVLLVDTGNSYQGLCNLINARTGGEDGIYFTYEESDPIAFNPFYVEDGVFDIEKKESIKTLILTLWKRDDEPPTRAEEVALSNAVNLFLERIRADKSIKPSFNTFYEFIRDEYQEILKEKRTREKDFDVWGFLNVLEPYYKGGEYDFLLNSDKQLDLLNKRFIVFELDNIKDNKVLFPIVTIIIMETFINKMRRLKGIRKMILLEEAWKAISKEGMAEYLKYLFKTVRKFFGEAVVVTQEVEDIISSSIVKGTIINNSDCKILLDQRKYVNKFDEIQALLGLTDKERAQILSINLSNAPGRKYKEVWIGLGGAQSAVYATEVSPEEYYCYTTEETEKLELQRLTEKLDGNIELAIKQLAESKRSK from the coding sequence ATGAGAAATGTAATGAAAGCAGCTACCCTCGAAAGCAAGTTCCCGATTCTGTCGGTTGAGCACGACTGCATCATCAGCAAGGATGCCGACATCACGGTCTGCTATCGTGTGGAGCTTCCCGAACTCTTCACCGTCACACAGGCGGAGTATGAGGCGATACACTCGGCGTGGACCAAGGCGGTCAAGGTCTTGCCGAACTACAGTATCGTGCATAAGCAGGACTTCTTCATTGAGGAGAGCTACACCCCCGAGTTGCAGAAGGAAGACCTCAGTTTCCTCAGCCGCTCTTTCGAGCGACACTTCAATGAGCGTCCTTACCTGAAGCACACTTGTTATCTGTTCCTCACCAAGACCACCAAGGAGCATAGCCGCACGACCAGCAGTTTCAATGCCCTTACCCGTGGCTTCATTATCCCGAAGGAGATGCAGGACAAGGAGGCGGTGAGCCGATTCCTGGAGTATTGCGAGCAGTTCGAGCGTATCATCAACGACAGCGGATTCATCACGCTTACACGTCTTACGGGCGATGAGATTACAGGCACGGAGTCAACTGCGGGCATCATCGAGAAGTATTTCTCGCTCTCGCAGGAGGACACCACCTGCTTGCAGGACATCACCCTCGGAGCTGGCAAGATGAAGATTGGCGACAACTACCTCTGTCTGCATACGCTCTCCGATCCCGAAGACCTGCCGACAAGCGTGGCTACCGACAGCCGTTACGAGCGTCTCTCAACAGACCGTAGCGATTGCCGCCTCTCGTTTGCTGCACCTATCGGAGTATTGCTCACCTGCAACCACATCGTGAACCAGTACCTCTTCATCGATGACTCTGCGGAGATGCTGCGTAAGTTCGAGCAGACAGCACGCAATATGCACTCGCTATCGCGTTACAGTCGCTCCAACCAGATTAACCGCGAGTGGATTGAGGAGTACCTGAACGAGGCACACAGCCAGGGGCTGACGGCTATCCGCGCCCACTGCAATGTCTTCGCGTGGAGCGATGATAGGGAACGCCTCAAGCGTGTAAAGAACGATGTAGGCAGTCATCTCGCCTTGATGGAGGCCAAGCCCCGACACAATACGGTGGATACACCGACTCTGTTCTGGGCTGCTATACCAGGCAATGCAGGCGATTTCCCTGCCGAGGAGTCCTTCTACACCTTTATCGAGCAGGCACTATGCCTCTTCATCGAGGAGACCACAGGACAGGATTCACTCTCTCCGTTCGGTATGCGTATGGTGGACCGCTTGACGGGCAAGCCTATCCATCTGGATATTTCGGATTTGCCTATGAAGCGTGGTATCATCACCAACCGCAACAAGTTCATCCTCGGTCCTTCGGGCAGTGGAAAGTCCTTCTTCACCAACCATATGGTAAGACAGTACTACGAGCAAGGTACGCATGTGTTGCTTGTCGATACGGGTAACTCTTATCAGGGGTTGTGCAACCTTATCAATGCCCGTACAGGTGGCGAGGATGGTATCTACTTTACCTACGAGGAGAGTGATCCGATAGCCTTCAATCCTTTCTATGTCGAGGACGGTGTGTTCGACATTGAGAAGAAGGAGTCCATCAAGACACTTATCCTCACGCTGTGGAAAAGGGACGATGAGCCACCGACGAGAGCCGAGGAGGTGGCGCTCTCCAATGCGGTGAATCTTTTCTTGGAGCGTATTCGTGCCGACAAGAGCATCAAGCCCTCGTTCAACACCTTCTATGAGTTTATCCGTGACGAGTATCAGGAGATACTTAAAGAGAAGCGTACACGCGAGAAGGACTTCGATGTATGGGGATTCCTCAATGTCTTGGAGCCTTACTACAAAGGTGGCGAATATGATTTCCTCCTGAACTCCGACAAGCAGCTGGACCTCTTGAACAAGCGGTTTATCGTCTTCGAGTTGGATAACATCAAGGACAACAAGGTACTCTTCCCGATAGTGACCATTATCATTATGGAGACCTTCATCAACAAGATGCGTAGGCTGAAGGGCATCCGCAAGATGATACTCTTGGAGGAGGCTTGGAAAGCCATCAGCAAGGAGGGCATGGCCGAGTACCTGAAGTACCTCTTCAAGACCGTGCGTAAGTTCTTCGGCGAAGCAGTTGTGGTAACGCAGGAGGTCGAGGACATCATCTCTTCCTCTATCGTCAAGGGTACCATCATCAACAACAGCGACTGCAAGATTCTTCTCGACCAGCGTAAGTATGTGAACAAGTTCGATGAGATACAGGCTTTGCTCGGACTCACCGACAAGGAGCGTGCACAGATTCTCTCCATCAACCTCTCCAATGCTCCTGGCAGGAAGTACAAGGAGGTGTGGATAGGTCTTGGCGGAGCACAGTCGGCAGTCTATGCCACGGAGGTATCTCCCGAAGAGTACTACTGCTACACCACCGAGGAGACCGAGAAACTGGAGTTGCAGCGACTCACCGAGAAGTTGGACGGTAATATCGAACTCGCCATCAAGCAGCTTGCCGAGAGCAAGCGAAGCAAGTAA
- a CDS encoding DUF4133 domain-containing protein, whose product MAVYQINKGIGRSPEFKGLRSQYLFIFAGGLLAILIAFMVLYMAGVNQWICIALGVISASVLVWATFHLNAKYGEWGLMKIQAAKNHPRYIINRKRFLRLIIPNLKNRKS is encoded by the coding sequence ATGGCGGTCTATCAAATCAACAAAGGGATTGGTCGTAGCCCCGAGTTCAAGGGGCTACGCAGCCAATACCTCTTCATCTTCGCCGGCGGTCTGCTTGCCATACTCATTGCCTTTATGGTGCTGTATATGGCAGGCGTGAATCAATGGATATGTATCGCACTGGGAGTCATCTCCGCTTCGGTACTTGTCTGGGCGACCTTCCACCTCAATGCCAAGTATGGCGAGTGGGGCTTGATGAAGATACAGGCTGCAAAGAACCATCCCCGCTACATCATCAACCGCAAGCGATTCTTGCGATTGATTATTCCTAACCTCAAAAACAGAAAGTCATGA
- a CDS encoding DUF4134 domain-containing protein, translated as MKKKVLFAAAFMLATVGAYAQGNGIAGITEATNMVTSYFDPGTKLIYAVGAVVGLIGGVKVYSKFSSGDPDTSKTAASWFGACIFLIVAATILRSFFL; from the coding sequence ATGAAGAAAAAAGTATTATTCGCAGCAGCATTTATGCTTGCAACAGTAGGTGCTTACGCACAGGGTAACGGTATCGCAGGTATCACCGAGGCTACCAACATGGTAACATCGTATTTCGACCCCGGTACCAAGTTGATTTACGCAGTGGGAGCCGTAGTCGGTCTTATTGGTGGCGTGAAGGTCTATTCGAAGTTCTCTTCGGGCGACCCCGACACCTCGAAGACCGCAGCCTCTTGGTTCGGTGCCTGTATCTTCCTCATTGTAGCCGCCACTATTCTCCGTTCATTCTTCCTCTAA
- a CDS encoding DUF6088 family protein: MQRTVEHKVKAKITYARYGEVFFVSTFHQFDVEYVTKLLAQFEKEGLITRIAKGVYVKAKKTRFGVVYPSAFELVTEIAKRDKAIVFPTGETAANRLGFSTQVPMNACFITSGTPRTLKLGNRTVTLKHGVPRNFAYKGKLMPELVQALRSIGEDNITESVEKRVAQLLSATPETETIEHDLLLAPVWVRQIIKRNLKTDTDNE, from the coding sequence ATGCAAAGGACTGTGGAACATAAAGTTAAGGCAAAGATAACCTACGCAAGATATGGCGAGGTGTTTTTTGTGTCTACATTCCATCAATTTGATGTGGAATATGTAACCAAACTCCTTGCTCAATTTGAGAAAGAGGGTTTGATTACACGAATAGCCAAAGGCGTATATGTTAAGGCAAAAAAAACACGATTTGGAGTGGTATATCCTTCTGCTTTTGAACTGGTAACGGAGATTGCCAAGAGAGATAAGGCTATAGTATTTCCAACAGGTGAAACCGCTGCTAATAGATTGGGATTTTCCACACAAGTCCCAATGAATGCTTGTTTCATAACATCAGGAACTCCAAGAACTCTGAAATTGGGCAATAGAACTGTAACATTAAAACATGGCGTTCCAAGAAATTTTGCATACAAAGGAAAACTAATGCCCGAATTGGTACAGGCTCTTCGTAGCATTGGAGAGGATAATATAACAGAGAGCGTGGAAAAAAGAGTTGCTCAACTATTATCTGCAACACCTGAAACAGAAACAATTGAACACGATCTATTATTGGCACCGGTATGGGTAAGACAAATTATAAAAAGAAACCTCAAAACGGATACTGACAATGAGTAA